From Candidatus Manganitrophus morganii, the proteins below share one genomic window:
- a CDS encoding adenylosuccinate synthase — translation MNLVVIGSQWGDEGKGKIVDLLSESADYVIRYQGGHNAGHTVVSGEMVIVLHLIPTGLLHAGKIGVIGNGVVVDPGALLEEIDALSTRGISVSGRLFISEAAHLIMPYHKAIDKESEKVKGTRKIGTTGRGIGPAYADKMARIGIRVVDLLDPGLFREKLATNLVEMNYFLEQLYKVKGFDLEKVYQEYMEYADRIRPYITDTTLLIDEAIGQGRRLLFEGAQGTHLDVDLGTYPYVTSSNATAGGACTGTGVGPTKINEVLGVAKAYTTRVGSGPFPSELNNEMGEMLRSKGKEFGATTGRPRRCGWFDVVLLRYAVRVNGLTSLAITKLDVLDGFPEIQVCVGYEFEGKVYREMPTALKTLEKCTPIYEHFSGWSEPTTGITSYDRLPKNAKTYLEAISEKVGCRVDLVSTSSKRGETIVLRNPFQ, via the coding sequence ATGAATTTAGTCGTAATCGGATCTCAGTGGGGAGATGAGGGAAAAGGGAAGATCGTCGATCTTCTTTCGGAGTCGGCGGACTATGTCATCCGTTATCAAGGAGGACACAATGCCGGCCATACCGTCGTCAGCGGGGAAATGGTCATTGTCCTTCATCTGATCCCGACCGGACTGCTTCATGCGGGAAAAATCGGCGTGATCGGAAACGGCGTCGTCGTCGATCCGGGCGCCTTGCTGGAAGAAATCGATGCCCTTTCCACCCGCGGGATCTCCGTTTCGGGGCGTCTCTTCATCAGCGAAGCGGCCCACCTCATTATGCCCTACCATAAGGCGATCGACAAGGAAAGCGAGAAGGTCAAGGGAACACGCAAGATCGGCACGACCGGAAGAGGGATCGGTCCCGCCTATGCCGATAAAATGGCGCGGATCGGAATCCGTGTCGTCGATCTGCTCGATCCGGGTCTCTTCAGAGAGAAGCTGGCGACCAATCTCGTCGAAATGAATTACTTCCTTGAGCAACTCTATAAGGTGAAAGGGTTTGATCTGGAGAAGGTCTATCAAGAGTATATGGAGTATGCCGACCGGATCAGACCGTATATCACCGACACGACCTTATTGATCGATGAAGCGATCGGCCAGGGCCGGCGGCTCCTCTTCGAAGGGGCGCAGGGAACCCACTTGGACGTTGATTTGGGAACTTATCCTTATGTGACCTCCTCCAACGCGACCGCCGGAGGGGCCTGTACGGGGACCGGTGTGGGACCGACCAAGATCAACGAAGTATTGGGGGTGGCGAAGGCCTATACCACACGGGTCGGGAGCGGGCCGTTTCCCTCGGAGCTGAATAATGAGATGGGTGAAATGCTCCGGTCGAAGGGGAAGGAATTCGGCGCGACCACCGGACGCCCGCGCCGGTGCGGATGGTTCGACGTGGTCCTGCTTCGATACGCCGTCCGGGTGAATGGATTGACTTCGCTTGCCATCACCAAGCTCGATGTGCTGGACGGATTTCCGGAAATCCAGGTCTGTGTCGGCTACGAGTTCGAAGGGAAGGTCTACCGGGAAATGCCGACGGCCTTAAAGACCTTGGAAAAGTGCACGCCGATTTATGAACATTTTTCCGGCTGGAGCGAGCCGACCACCGGAATCACGTCGTACGATCGGCTGCCGAAGAATGCCAAAACTTATCTCGAAGCAATTTCGGAAAAGGTCGGCTGCCGGGTCGATCTCGTTTCGACCAGCTCCAAGCGGGGAGAGACGATCGTCCTGCGGAATCCCTTTCAATAA
- a CDS encoding TIGR00730 family Rossman fold protein encodes MDAKELQSQIAELIELVSGPSENEDLIREIIITALTLSKNHATRGDLKIIHAALKEMRYAFKLYAPYKDRRKISVFGSARTRSTEPIYAYAEEFARKIAAAGFMVITGAGEGIMRAVQGGAGRGNSFGLNILLPFEQAANEFIENDPKLMTFKYFFTRKLFFIKEASAIALFPGGFGTHDEGFEALTLLQTGKTNPLPVVFIDSPGGTYWKAWRAYVEDELLSRGLISAEDLNLFKVTDNVDHAVEEVVKFYKNYHSLRFVRDQLVIRLNHPVDRKMLDQLNASFSDILVGGKFEETKALADEANEPKFLPLPRIVFHFNRRDFGRLREMINIINQY; translated from the coding sequence ATGGACGCAAAGGAGCTTCAATCACAAATTGCCGAACTCATCGAACTTGTCTCCGGTCCCTCGGAAAATGAAGATCTGATCCGGGAGATCATTATCACCGCCCTCACCCTCTCAAAAAACCATGCCACACGGGGGGATCTTAAAATTATCCATGCCGCTTTAAAAGAGATGCGGTATGCCTTCAAGCTGTATGCCCCATATAAAGACAGGCGAAAGATCAGCGTTTTCGGGTCGGCCCGGACCCGCTCGACCGAGCCGATCTATGCATACGCCGAGGAGTTTGCCCGGAAGATCGCGGCGGCCGGATTCATGGTGATTACCGGGGCCGGGGAGGGGATCATGCGGGCGGTTCAGGGAGGGGCGGGCCGGGGCAACAGCTTCGGGTTGAACATCCTCCTCCCCTTCGAACAGGCCGCCAATGAATTCATCGAAAACGACCCCAAGCTGATGACCTTCAAATATTTCTTCACGCGGAAGCTCTTCTTCATCAAAGAAGCGAGCGCCATCGCCCTTTTTCCGGGAGGGTTCGGGACGCATGACGAGGGATTCGAAGCACTCACCCTTTTGCAGACCGGAAAGACCAATCCGCTGCCGGTGGTCTTCATCGATTCCCCCGGCGGAACCTATTGGAAGGCATGGCGCGCCTATGTAGAAGACGAGCTTCTCTCGCGGGGGCTCATCTCGGCGGAGGATCTCAATCTATTTAAAGTGACCGATAATGTCGATCATGCCGTGGAAGAGGTGGTGAAGTTTTACAAAAACTATCATTCCCTCCGATTCGTTCGCGACCAACTGGTGATTCGGCTCAATCATCCGGTCGATCGGAAAATGCTCGATCAGCTCAACGCCTCTTTTTCCGATATTCTCGTCGGCGGAAAATTCGAAGAGACCAAAGCGCTGGCCGATGAGGCGAACGAACCGAAGTTCCTTCCGCTTCCCCGTATCGTGTTTCATTTCAATCGAAGAGATTTCGGCCGCCTGCGCGAGATGATTAACATCATCAATCAGTATTGA
- the fbp gene encoding class 1 fructose-bisphosphatase — translation MELGTTLTRFLIEQQRKHYPKATGDFTGLLVEIATAAKIISREVNQAGLIDLLGYKGRENVHGERVQKLDDFANETFIKMLCHTGHLIGIASEELDGIYQVPDTYPKGKYVLLVDPLDGSSNIDVNISIGSIFSIHRRKSTGPEATMEDFLQPGRDQIGAGYIIYGSSTMMVYSTGFGVHGFTLDPSIGEFLLSHENLRIPPKGNIFSINEGNANLWSDGIKRYIEGMKKSGATARYVGSLVADFHRNLLKGGIFLYPGDSKNPQGKLRLLYEAAPLAFIMEQAQGKATTGSHPILDIKPEKLHQKVPLIIGSVEDVKQAEASLRGQ, via the coding sequence ATGGAGCTGGGGACCACCCTCACCCGATTTCTGATCGAACAGCAACGAAAACATTATCCGAAAGCGACGGGAGATTTCACCGGCCTTCTGGTGGAAATCGCCACCGCGGCCAAGATCATCTCGCGGGAGGTGAACCAGGCCGGACTGATCGACCTCCTCGGTTACAAGGGGAGAGAGAATGTTCACGGCGAGCGGGTCCAGAAGCTGGACGACTTCGCCAATGAAACCTTCATCAAGATGCTCTGCCACACCGGCCATCTCATCGGCATCGCTTCCGAAGAGCTGGATGGGATCTACCAGGTTCCGGACACCTATCCCAAGGGGAAATATGTTCTCCTGGTCGATCCGCTCGACGGCTCATCGAATATCGACGTCAACATCAGCATCGGCTCGATCTTCTCCATCCATCGGAGAAAAAGCACCGGCCCGGAAGCGACGATGGAAGACTTTCTCCAGCCGGGACGCGATCAGATCGGCGCGGGCTACATCATCTACGGCTCCTCGACGATGATGGTCTACAGCACCGGTTTCGGCGTTCACGGATTTACCCTCGATCCGAGCATCGGAGAGTTTCTTCTCTCCCATGAAAACCTCCGGATTCCGCCGAAAGGAAATATCTTCAGCATCAACGAAGGAAACGCCAACCTCTGGAGCGACGGGATCAAGCGGTATATCGAAGGGATGAAAAAATCGGGCGCGACCGCGCGGTATGTCGGCTCCCTCGTGGCCGATTTTCACCGAAACCTTCTCAAGGGAGGAATTTTTCTCTATCCCGGCGACAGCAAAAACCCGCAAGGAAAACTTCGACTGCTCTATGAGGCGGCCCCGCTTGCTTTTATCATGGAACAGGCCCAAGGAAAAGCGACGACCGGGAGTCATCCGATCCTCGATATCAAACCTGAAAAGCTTCATCAAAAGGTCCCCCTGATCATCGGAAGCGTGGAAGATGTCAAGCAGGCCGAAGCTTCCCTCCGAGGACAATAA
- a CDS encoding SGNH/GDSL hydrolase family protein encodes MFRPMKIIAFGDSLTVGYLSPFEATPYAEFLQPMLDPKTEIYVAGVSGETTDDMLRRFDRQVIRNAPDHVIILGGTNDLGWGISIDQIVANLARMYQSAQKAGIIPIACAVPSLLGADEFIPPRLALNRRIQETAKERTIPFADLFTPTADSAGRLLEEYSQDGLHLTPEGYRKIAHVLYETVFKEKK; translated from the coding sequence GTGTTTCGCCCGATGAAAATCATTGCCTTCGGAGACAGCCTTACCGTCGGATACCTCTCCCCGTTTGAAGCGACCCCGTACGCCGAGTTCCTCCAGCCGATGCTCGATCCAAAAACGGAGATTTACGTCGCCGGCGTCAGCGGGGAAACCACCGACGATATGCTCCGGCGTTTCGATCGACAGGTGATCAGGAACGCCCCGGACCATGTCATCATTCTCGGCGGAACCAACGATCTCGGATGGGGAATATCGATCGATCAGATCGTCGCCAACCTGGCCCGGATGTATCAATCGGCTCAGAAGGCCGGCATCATCCCGATTGCCTGCGCCGTCCCCTCTCTCCTCGGCGCGGATGAGTTCATCCCTCCCCGCCTTGCGCTGAACCGTCGAATTCAGGAAACGGCAAAAGAGAGAACGATCCCCTTTGCCGATCTCTTCACGCCGACGGCCGATTCCGCCGGACGCCTCCTGGAGGAATATTCCCAAGACGGTCTCCACCTTACCCCGGAAGGATACCGGAAGATCGCCCACGTTCTTTATGAGACGGTTTTTAAAGAAAAGAAATGA
- a CDS encoding sugar phosphate isomerase/epimerase, with product MIQPAFSTHSFRNYSILEAVDQIAAAGYSGIEIMCDRPHAYPTELSRSTLRKLQSMLARSGLKVANLNTKIISSMGEWGYPSWIEREMAAREVRILHTIECIKLAEALEAESISIPAGGPLNVKTREEDLDLFMEGLKRILPHAEDAGVKILIDAEPNFLFSTSREICEWIERMNSSLLQIYFDIDHFSCIGEDPLQALRNIGPYVGHIHLEHIGPIDLPAEPASGKTWPSLSKMLLASEEIGYQGYLSLALYSSDKKPSELAALALAQLRAETHLTRPNHPVSPAPSTERSNGMAVGAALIHLPPTSSQ from the coding sequence ATGATTCAACCGGCATTCAGCACCCATTCTTTTCGAAACTATTCCATTTTGGAAGCGGTGGATCAAATCGCCGCGGCAGGCTATTCCGGCATCGAGATCATGTGCGATCGCCCGCATGCCTATCCAACCGAGCTCTCCCGGAGCACGCTTCGAAAGCTTCAGTCGATGTTGGCCCGCTCCGGGTTGAAGGTCGCGAATTTGAATACAAAGATTATTTCATCGATGGGAGAATGGGGTTATCCCTCTTGGATCGAGCGCGAAATGGCGGCGCGGGAAGTCCGGATTCTCCACACGATCGAATGTATCAAGCTGGCCGAGGCGCTGGAAGCGGAGAGCATCTCGATTCCGGCGGGGGGACCGTTGAACGTCAAAACGCGTGAAGAGGACCTCGACCTTTTCATGGAGGGTTTGAAACGCATTCTCCCCCATGCAGAGGATGCAGGGGTAAAGATCCTCATCGATGCGGAGCCGAATTTCCTCTTCTCCACCTCTCGGGAAATATGCGAGTGGATCGAACGGATGAATTCTTCCTTGCTGCAAATTTATTTTGATATCGATCATTTCTCTTGCATCGGAGAAGATCCCCTCCAGGCGCTCCGCAACATCGGCCCCTACGTGGGGCACATCCATCTTGAGCATATCGGGCCGATCGATCTTCCCGCCGAACCCGCTTCGGGGAAAACATGGCCTTCTCTTTCGAAAATGCTCCTCGCGTCGGAAGAGATCGGATATCAAGGATATCTGTCACTGGCGCTTTATTCATCCGACAAAAAACCGTCCGAACTCGCCGCGCTGGCCTTGGCGCAGTTGAGAGCGGAAACTCATTTGACACGTCCCAATCATCCGGTGAGTCCAGCCCCTTCGACCGAACGGTCTAATGGGATGGCTGTTGGGGCGGCCCTCATTCACCTCCCCCCTACCTCGTCGCAATAA
- a CDS encoding peroxiredoxin produces MAKEIEVGDDAPDFILKDQDQKEVKLSDFRDKKNVVLAFYPLDWSPVCTNENKCFTNDLPKFQDTDTEVFGISIDSTWSHKAWADALGLKHRLLSDMKRDAVKNYGLFLEDANIGKRATVIVDKKGKVRYKKVQEILTARDNNDILKALETVKNG; encoded by the coding sequence ATGGCGAAAGAAATTGAGGTGGGTGACGACGCCCCCGATTTTATTTTGAAAGACCAAGATCAAAAAGAAGTGAAGCTCAGCGATTTTCGCGACAAGAAAAATGTCGTCCTCGCGTTTTATCCGTTGGACTGGAGCCCCGTCTGCACCAATGAGAATAAATGTTTTACGAACGATCTTCCCAAGTTTCAGGACACCGATACGGAAGTCTTCGGGATCAGCATCGACTCCACCTGGTCGCACAAGGCGTGGGCCGACGCGCTCGGTCTGAAGCATCGGCTCCTCTCCGATATGAAGCGCGATGCGGTGAAGAATTACGGGCTTTTCCTCGAAGACGCCAACATCGGAAAGCGGGCGACGGTCATCGTCGATAAAAAGGGGAAAGTCCGCTACAAGAAGGTCCAGGAGATCTTAACGGCCAGAGACAATAACGACATCTTGAAGGCCCTCGAAACCGTGAAGAACGGATAA
- a CDS encoding response regulator has product MASQCKPLNTKSRSLTRGKILVIDDHESTLDFIGEALTCMGYTPLLAEGGDEGLALCREKDIQAVLVDYIMPHMSGLEVAERIKASSHQLPVILTSASYIDATNDIEAKRVDYFLNKPFRLSELESVIEAAISRKGARI; this is encoded by the coding sequence ATGGCCAGCCAATGTAAACCATTGAATACAAAATCGAGGTCGCTGACAAGAGGGAAGATCCTGGTGATTGATGATCATGAGTCGACACTCGATTTTATCGGTGAAGCATTGACCTGTATGGGATATACCCCCCTCTTGGCGGAGGGAGGGGACGAAGGCTTGGCCCTCTGCCGCGAGAAAGATATCCAGGCTGTTTTGGTCGATTACATCATGCCACACATGTCGGGTCTGGAAGTGGCGGAAAGAATCAAGGCTTCTTCCCATCAGCTCCCCGTCATTTTAACGAGTGCCTCTTATATCGATGCAACCAATGACATCGAGGCGAAAAGGGTCGACTATTTCTTGAATAAACCTTTTCGATTGTCCGAGCTTGAATCGGTCATTGAGGCGGCCATTTCCCGGAAAGGGGCGCGGATTTAA
- a CDS encoding homoserine kinase → MKSVRVFAPASVGNIGPGFDVLGMALAGMGDTVAATRRPEPGVSITEITGDRGRLSYKAEENTAGISAQAVLDHLVSREGVSLTLHKGVPGTGLGSSAASAVAAAYAVNLLFGEKLSKAELVPLAAVAESHVSRGFFLDNIGPSMMGGVTWNNPFTKEVVSLGRIEKAIIVVAIPDFPLLTKESRRVLPGMIPMEHFISNMAYASMIAWAVAKKDAARFGRSIQDRVAEAARAPLIKGFEDVKKGALSAGALGCSISGAGASIFAVTDDPKRAEKIGRAMEKAFQGHQVVSEIRITQMDRLGARMIK, encoded by the coding sequence ATGAAATCGGTTCGCGTGTTCGCCCCCGCCTCCGTCGGAAATATCGGGCCGGGATTTGATGTCCTGGGAATGGCCCTCGCCGGAATGGGGGATACGGTGGCGGCGACCCGCCGGCCCGAGCCGGGCGTCTCCATCACCGAGATCACCGGAGATCGGGGCCGGTTGTCATACAAGGCCGAGGAAAACACCGCGGGGATCTCCGCCCAAGCGGTTTTGGATCATCTCGTCTCCCGGGAGGGGGTCAGTCTGACCCTCCATAAAGGGGTTCCCGGAACCGGCCTTGGAAGCAGCGCGGCCAGCGCCGTTGCGGCGGCTTATGCCGTCAATCTCCTCTTCGGAGAGAAATTATCGAAGGCGGAGCTGGTTCCCTTGGCGGCGGTGGCGGAGTCTCACGTAAGCCGCGGTTTCTTCCTCGATAATATCGGCCCCTCGATGATGGGAGGGGTGACCTGGAATAACCCCTTCACGAAGGAGGTGGTTTCGCTGGGACGGATTGAAAAAGCGATCATCGTCGTCGCCATCCCCGATTTTCCGCTTCTGACGAAGGAATCCCGGCGCGTTCTCCCGGGAATGATTCCGATGGAGCACTTCATCTCGAACATGGCCTACGCCTCGATGATTGCATGGGCGGTCGCCAAGAAAGACGCCGCGCGTTTCGGCCGGTCGATTCAGGATCGCGTCGCCGAGGCGGCCCGGGCGCCCCTCATCAAAGGGTTCGAAGATGTGAAGAAGGGGGCCCTTTCGGCCGGAGCGCTCGGCTGCTCGATCTCCGGCGCCGGGGCCTCGATCTTTGCGGTCACCGATGATCCGAAGCGGGCCGAGAAGATCGGAAGGGCGATGGAAAAAGCGTTCCAGGGTCACCAGGTTGTTTCAGAAATTCGGATCACCCAGATGGATCGTCTGGGTGCACGGATGATCAAGTAA
- the thiC gene encoding phosphomethylpyrimidine synthase ThiC encodes MTEKGTHSSPLTTTPLPSSKKIYIQGTQPGVRVAMREILQNPTRNMKGEAVEENPPLVVYDPSGPYTDPNATIDIRKGLAPLRIHWICDRTDVEELPAISSEYGRKRAADPSLDAIRFEHIRKPLRAKPGKNVSQMHYARKGIITPEMEYIAIRENQTLEAARANPKIAIQHPGNAWGADIPAVITPEFVRDEVARGRAIIPCNINHPELEPMIIGRNFLVKINANIGNSAVASSIEEEVEKMIWATRWGSDTVMDLSTGKNIHETREWILRNSPVPIGTVPIYQALEKVNGKIEELSWGIYRDTLIEQAEQGVDYFTIHAGVLLRYVPLTEKRVAGIVSRGGSILAKWCLAHHQENFLYTHFEEICEIMKAYDVSFSLGDGLRPGAIADANDAAQFAELETLGALTKVAWEHDVQTMIEGPGHVPMHMVQVNMEKQLKECHEAPFYTLGPLTTDIAPGYDHITSGIGAAMIGWFGCAMLCYVTPKEHLGLPTKDDVKTGVITYKIAAHAADLAKGHPGAQARDNALSKARFEFRWEDQFNLSLDPETAKSFHDETLPAEGAKVAHFCSMCGPHFCSMRITEDVRDYAKKKALDEQAALEVGMIEKAEEFKKNGLEIYK; translated from the coding sequence TTGACCGAAAAAGGGACCCATTCGAGCCCTCTCACAACCACACCGCTCCCCTCCTCCAAAAAGATCTACATCCAGGGAACCCAACCGGGGGTGCGCGTGGCGATGCGAGAGATTCTACAAAATCCGACCCGCAACATGAAGGGGGAAGCGGTCGAAGAGAACCCGCCCCTTGTCGTCTACGACCCCTCCGGTCCCTACACCGACCCGAACGCGACGATCGATATCCGGAAAGGGCTCGCCCCGCTTCGGATCCATTGGATCTGTGACCGGACCGATGTTGAAGAACTTCCCGCCATCTCCTCGGAATACGGTCGCAAAAGAGCCGCTGATCCGTCGCTCGATGCCATCCGCTTTGAGCACATTCGGAAGCCGCTCCGCGCCAAGCCCGGGAAAAATGTCTCCCAGATGCACTATGCCCGAAAAGGAATCATTACCCCGGAGATGGAATATATCGCCATCCGGGAAAATCAGACGTTGGAAGCGGCCCGCGCAAATCCGAAAATCGCGATACAACATCCCGGCAACGCCTGGGGCGCCGACATCCCGGCCGTGATCACCCCCGAATTTGTTCGGGATGAAGTCGCTCGCGGAAGGGCGATCATCCCCTGCAACATCAACCATCCCGAGCTGGAGCCGATGATCATCGGGCGGAACTTCCTGGTGAAGATCAACGCCAACATCGGCAACTCGGCGGTCGCCTCCTCGATCGAGGAAGAGGTCGAGAAGATGATCTGGGCGACCCGCTGGGGCTCCGACACCGTCATGGACCTCTCGACCGGGAAGAACATTCACGAGACCCGCGAGTGGATCCTCCGCAACTCCCCGGTTCCGATCGGGACCGTTCCGATTTATCAGGCGCTGGAGAAGGTCAACGGCAAGATCGAAGAACTAAGCTGGGGAATTTACCGCGATACTTTGATCGAGCAGGCCGAGCAGGGGGTCGATTACTTCACGATTCACGCCGGGGTTCTCCTCCGGTATGTTCCGTTGACGGAGAAACGCGTCGCCGGAATCGTTTCCCGCGGCGGATCGATTTTGGCGAAATGGTGCCTGGCGCATCATCAGGAAAATTTCCTCTACACCCACTTCGAAGAGATCTGCGAAATCATGAAAGCGTATGACGTCTCATTTAGCCTCGGAGATGGGCTTCGCCCCGGCGCCATCGCCGACGCCAATGACGCCGCCCAATTCGCCGAACTGGAAACCCTCGGGGCGCTGACGAAGGTCGCCTGGGAGCATGACGTTCAGACGATGATCGAAGGTCCCGGACATGTTCCGATGCATATGGTCCAGGTGAACATGGAAAAGCAATTGAAGGAGTGTCATGAAGCCCCCTTCTACACCCTCGGCCCGCTGACGACCGACATCGCCCCCGGCTACGACCACATCACTTCCGGAATCGGGGCCGCGATGATCGGCTGGTTCGGCTGCGCCATGCTCTGTTATGTCACGCCGAAAGAACATCTCGGCTTGCCGACGAAAGACGATGTGAAGACCGGCGTCATCACCTATAAGATCGCCGCGCATGCGGCCGATCTGGCCAAGGGACATCCGGGGGCGCAGGCCCGCGACAACGCTCTCTCCAAAGCCCGGTTCGAATTCCGATGGGAAGACCAATTCAACCTCTCGCTTGATCCGGAAACCGCCAAGTCTTTCCACGACGAGACGCTGCCGGCCGAGGGGGCGAAGGTCGCTCACTTCTGCTCGATGTGCGGCCCCCACTTCTGTTCGATGCGGATCACCGAAGATGTCCGTGACTACGCCAAGAAGAAAGCGTTGGATGAACAGGCCGCTCTGGAGGTCGGGATGATCGAGAAGGCGGAAGAATTCAAGAAGAACGGTCTGGAGATTTACAAATAA
- a CDS encoding sulfide-dependent adenosine diphosphate thiazole synthase: MKEREIQPLREADITRTIAREYYKEFDQMIESDVLIVGAGPSGLVCGRDLASSGYKVVIVEQLNHLGGGFWNGGYLMNKATIAHPAQEILEKIGVPVKKISKEMYIVDPPHATAKLIASAYDAGVKVMNMTKVVDLVLRGEKNRLEGLVVNWYPLEAMGHDAAHVDPIALESKIVVDATGHDAVTLQLLARRNLYTNIPGNGAMWVDRSEEMVMEKTGEVYPNLFVVGLSVAAVYGTPRMGPAFGSMLLSGRKGAELIRKKLKR, encoded by the coding sequence ATGAAAGAGAGAGAGATTCAACCGCTGCGAGAAGCCGACATCACGCGAACCATCGCGCGGGAATATTACAAAGAATTCGATCAGATGATCGAGTCGGATGTCCTCATCGTCGGCGCCGGGCCGTCCGGCCTGGTCTGCGGACGCGATCTCGCCTCTTCCGGATATAAAGTGGTCATTGTCGAACAGCTGAACCATCTCGGCGGCGGCTTCTGGAACGGCGGTTATTTGATGAATAAGGCGACCATCGCCCATCCGGCCCAGGAGATTTTGGAAAAGATCGGCGTGCCGGTTAAAAAAATCTCCAAGGAGATGTACATCGTCGACCCGCCCCATGCCACCGCCAAGCTGATCGCGTCCGCGTATGATGCCGGCGTCAAGGTGATGAACATGACGAAGGTGGTCGACCTGGTCTTGCGGGGGGAAAAAAATCGATTAGAAGGACTCGTCGTCAACTGGTACCCGCTCGAAGCGATGGGGCACGACGCGGCCCATGTCGATCCGATCGCGCTCGAGTCGAAGATCGTCGTCGATGCCACCGGACACGATGCCGTGACCCTGCAGCTCCTCGCCCGGCGGAATCTCTACACGAATATTCCCGGCAACGGGGCGATGTGGGTCGATCGCTCCGAAGAAATGGTCATGGAAAAAACGGGCGAAGTCTACCCCAATCTTTTTGTCGTCGGCCTCTCCGTCGCCGCCGTCTACGGCACCCCCCGCATGGGACCCGCCTTCGGTTCGATGCTCCTTTCGGGGCGAAAAGGGGCGGAGCTGATTCGGAAAAAACTGAAAAGATAA
- a CDS encoding uracil-DNA glycosylase, whose translation MDIKERRKALEQLNREIRTTEHCPLCPYRTNAVPGEGPIDARLFMIGEAPGAEEDKTGRPFVGRAGMFLDKALTEAGLDREKIFITNAVKCRPPQNRKPKTDELLACRPFLDRQLELVHPEWICTLGAVATGLFLKESLTKIHGNVYPIDHNGRKYQLFPTYHPAAVFRVPVLGEEIRKDFKKLRERMVKSAPLSGKWPPQ comes from the coding sequence ATGGATATCAAAGAGCGTCGAAAAGCGCTGGAGCAACTCAACCGGGAGATTCGAACGACCGAGCACTGTCCCCTTTGCCCTTACCGGACAAATGCGGTTCCGGGAGAAGGCCCGATCGATGCGCGCCTCTTTATGATCGGAGAAGCCCCCGGCGCGGAAGAAGATAAAACGGGGCGGCCCTTTGTCGGAAGGGCGGGGATGTTTCTCGACAAAGCGCTGACCGAAGCCGGACTCGACCGGGAGAAAATTTTTATCACCAACGCCGTCAAATGCCGGCCTCCGCAAAATCGAAAACCGAAAACCGATGAACTGCTGGCCTGCCGCCCTTTTCTTGACCGCCAACTTGAGCTGGTTCACCCTGAATGGATCTGTACGTTGGGCGCCGTCGCAACCGGTCTCTTCTTAAAGGAATCTCTCACAAAAATTCATGGAAATGTTTATCCGATCGACCACAACGGCAGGAAATACCAACTCTTTCCAACGTATCATCCTGCGGCCGTATTTAGGGTTCCGGTTTTGGGGGAGGAGATTCGTAAAGACTTCAAGAAATTGAGGGAACGGATGGTTAAATCCGCGCCCCTTTCCGGGAAATGGCCGCCTCAATGA
- a CDS encoding thioredoxin family protein, protein MSDSIEIPRVDDQNYPSYLSVPAAVVVFGIASCVPCNEFDPILKQAAEKYGGSVKFGKAQMHVPGACREIKKQYSFETFPTSHFYKNGVLVHTADEKLEYDELIRRIDQYLLV, encoded by the coding sequence ATGAGTGATTCAATTGAGATCCCGAGGGTCGATGACCAAAACTATCCCTCCTACCTATCCGTTCCCGCCGCGGTGGTTGTTTTTGGAATCGCTTCCTGCGTTCCGTGCAATGAGTTTGATCCGATTCTCAAACAAGCGGCGGAGAAATATGGGGGGTCCGTAAAGTTCGGAAAAGCGCAGATGCATGTTCCCGGGGCCTGTCGCGAAATTAAAAAACAATACTCCTTCGAGACCTTTCCGACCTCTCATTTCTACAAGAACGGTGTTTTGGTCCATACGGCCGACGAAAAATTAGAGTATGATGAACTGATCCGCCGCATTGATCAGTACCTTCTCGTTTAG